Proteins encoded together in one Rana temporaria chromosome 6, aRanTem1.1, whole genome shotgun sequence window:
- the LOC120942736 gene encoding taste receptor type 2 member 41-like has translation MSPLWWIWLAFCLLECVVAIYLNSYIVFFHGRSLTEGGKRNPVSLILIVMGINKMAMKCTWIVNDLKFWLPDIFDSLSSVVLLSFHIHFSYWLTAWLSIYYSIFITNFSHQMFLWIKRNLLAFLPQVLLLTGVVSLAIALSYMWSHKVPSPIHYSTNGTQNVSSIVEDVSLMSFYLIVSISLGSCLSFTAIAISLVVSLSSLLKHVNNISRSGFNVQVHVTLIKSMAVFLILSVLSFFCYLINFIKMFKAPDPLYVVIQLLMLIIPTMESVVIIIASPKLRKNILG, from the coding sequence ATGTCTCCTCTCTGGTGGATTTGGTTGGCATTTTGCCTCTTGGAatgtgtggtggcaatttatttAAATTCCTACATTGTCTTCTTCCATGGGAGAAGCCTGACAGAAGGTGGTAAGAGGAACCCGGTGAGCCTCATCCTCATCGTCATGGGAATAAATAAAATGGCCATGAAATGTACATGGATTGTAAATGATTTGAAGTTTTGGTTACCAGATATTTTTGATTCCCTTTCTTCAGTTGTTCTTCTTTCCTTCCACATACATTTTAGCTACTGGCTGACGGCCTGGCTCTCCATCTACTACTCCATCTTCATCACCAACTTCAGCCATCAAATGTTTCTCTGGATTAAAAGAAATCTGTTGGCTTTCCTGCCTCAGGTGCTCCTCCTGACGGGAGTCGTGTCACTGGCCATAGCTCTTTCATATATGTGGAGTCATAAGGTGCCCTCCCCCATACATTATTCTACGAATGGGACACAGAATGTAAGTTCTATTGTTGAAGATGTTTCCCTTATGTCTTTTTATTTGATCGTTAGTATCAGCCTTGGCTCCTGCCTTTCATTTACTGCCATTGCCATCTCCCTCGTGGTCTCCCTGTCATCTCTTCTGAAGCACGTGAACAACATCAGCCGGTCTGGTTTCAATGTTCAGGTCCATGTCACCCTCATAAAATCAATGGCCGTGTTCCTCATTCTCTCAGTCTTGTCCTTCTTCTGTTACCTGATTAATTTCATAAAAATGTTTAAGGCTCCAGATCCTTTGTATGTTGTCATCCAGTTACTGATGCTGATCATTCCAACAATGGAATCCGTAGTCATTATCATAGCAAGTCCAAAACTGAGGAAGAACATCCTGGGCTGA
- the LOC120942734 gene encoding taste receptor type 2 member 40-like: MVLSEIVSFSIAVLESLLSLYFNSYIVAFHVRRLRNKVKLNPPSLLQLVMGATNISMRGMVLGTSIALLFPIYHVTRLYHATLVIVPIHLNFSYWLIAWLSTYYCTTITNIRIFIWMKRILVSFLPHLLFLSAVVSFILSIQSVWYLNIQISFHNSTLRSILPDFKFSIYNPNVVLIISLCSSLPFLVTLGALVVTMSSLFRHIRKVKKNDSGFAPPNLQAHVRAMRTMILFLLLSILSNVAEIFNIVAPSFSFSSDLLQFIIWLMVAIFPLAEAVIIIQSSRKLKEMVPQIFCVGRLMGGQN, encoded by the coding sequence ATGGTGCTCTCAGAGATTGTCAGCTTTTCCATTGCTGTTTTAGAAAGCCTTCTATCCCTCTACTTCAACTCGTACATTGTGGCCTTCCACGTGAGAAGACTCAGGAACAAGGTGAAGCTGAACCCTCCCAGCCTCCTCCAGCTGGTCATGGGGGCCACTAACATCAGCATGCGAGGAATGGTGCTCGGGACTTCCATTGCTTTATTGTTCCCTATTTATCATGTGACGAGGTTGTACCACGCAACATTGGTCATCGTCCCTATCCACTTAAACTTCAGCTATTGGCTGATTGCCTGGCTCAGCACCTATTACTGCACCACCATCACCAACATCCGAATCTTCATCTGGATGAAGAGGATCCTCGTGTCCTTCTTGCCTCACCTGCTCTTCCTCTCTGCGGTTGTGTCTTTTATCCTGTCTATCCAGTCAGTCTGGTATCTTAACATCCAAATCTCCTTTCACAACTCCACACTCCGTTCCATTTTACCAGATTTTAAATTCTCCATTTACAACCCCAATGTAGTACTGATCATCAGTCTCTGTTCCAGCCTGCCCTTCCTGGTGACCCTCGGCGCCCTTGTGGTGACCATGTCCTCCCTCTTCAGACATATCAGGAAGGTGAAGAAGAACGACTCAGGATTTGCTCCTCCGAACCTCCAGGCTCATGTCAGAGCTATGAGAACTATGATATTATTTCTTCTCCTTTCCATCCTCTCCAATGTTGCTGAGATCTTTAATATTGTGGCTCCATCTTTCTCCTTCTCCAGTGACTTGCTACAGTTCATTATATGGTTAATGGTAGCTATCTTTCCATTGGCAGAAGCCGTCATTATTATCCAGTCCAGCCGCAAGCTGAAGGAGATGGTTCCACAAATATTCTGTGTTGGAAGATTGATGGGAGGCCAGAACTAG
- the LOC120942735 gene encoding taste receptor type 2 member 8-like — translation MSPLWWIWSAFFLLECVVAIYLNSYIVFFNGRSLTEGGKRNPVSLILIIMGINNITMRCIWIVNDVAFWLTDIFDSPLYNAVAFLLGFHMYFNYWLAAWLCVYYTIFIANFSHRMFLWIKRNLLAFLNQVLFVTGVGSLAISLLALMWRCTVIVNNSANGTTIEDVSITYFYKIGAIILGSCLPFTCIAISLMVSVSSLLKHVNNLSQTGFDVQVHVTLIKSMTVFFMISVSYFLVYIINLTAVFKLKDPLHCIIWLLIVLAPTMKSIIIIQASPKMRKNFPGWFCARGTGGQ, via the coding sequence ATGTCTCCTCTCTGGTGGATTTGGTCGGCATTTTTCCTCTTGGAatgtgtggtggcaatttatttAAATTCCTACATTGTCTTCTTCAATGGGAGAAGCCTGACAGAAGGTGGTAAGAGGAACCCGGTGagcctcatcctcatcatcatgggAATAAATAATATTACTATGCGCTGCATATGGATCGTTAATGACGTGGCTTTTTGGTTAACAGATATTTTTGATTCACCTCTTTATAATGCCGTAGCTTTTCTTCTTGGCTTCCACATGTATTTCAACTACTGGCTGGCGGCCTGGCTCTGCGTCTATTACACCATCTTCATCGCCAACTTCAGCCACCGAATGTTTCTCTGGATTAAAAGGAATTTGTTGGCTTTCCTGAATCAGGTGCTCTTCGTGACGGGAGTCGGGTCACTGGCCATATCTCTTCTTGCATTAATGTGGAGATGTACGGTAATTGTCAATAATTCTGCGAATGGAACAACCATTGAAGATGTTTCCATTACTTACTTTTATAAGATCGGTGCCATCATCCTTGGCTCCTGCcttccattcacttgcattgccATCTCCCTCATGGTCTCAGTGTCATCTCTTCTGAAGCACGTCAACAACCTCAGCCAGACCGGTTTCGATGTTCAGGTCCACGTCACCCTCATAAAATCAATGACCGTGTTTTTCATGATCTCAGTCTCTTACTTCCTTGTTTACATCATTAATCTCACGGCAGTATTTAAGCTTAAAGATCCTTTGCATTGTATCATCTGGTTACTGATAGTGCTGGCTCCAACGATGAAAAGCATAATCATTATACAGGCCAGTCCCAAAATGAGGAAGAACTTTCCAGGCTGGTTCTGTGCCAGGGGGACTGGGGGGCAGTGA
- the LOC120942737 gene encoding taste receptor type 2 member 41-like, producing the protein MSPLGWIWSAFCLLQGLVVIYLNSYIVFILWRSLTEDGKRNPVNLIQMVMGINKITMRCSWIINDVTFWLPEIFDSPCYDISFVFRAFHIYFSYWLTAWLCIYYSIFITNSGHRLFLWIKRNLLAFLNQVLFLTGVGSLAIALLAYMWRYNVFFLRYNSTNGTTIEDISLTDLCKTSAIILGSCLPFIGIAISLVVSLSSLLKHVNNLSQTSFNVQVHVVVIKAMVLFLILSLFFFVCYALTLTKVYKNDNPMYFIIQSLMLIIPTLESIIIIKASPKLRKNFPRWFCFRGTGDG; encoded by the coding sequence TGTCTTCATCCTTTGGAGAAGCCTGACAGAAGATGGTAAGAGGAATCCGGTGAACCTCATCCAGATGGTCATGGGAATAAATAAAATTACTATGCGCTGTTCATGGATTATAAATGACGTGACATTTTGGTTACCAGAGATTTTTGATTCACCTTGTTACGATATCTCATTTGTATTTAGGGCCTTCCACATATATTTTAGCTACTGGCTGACGGCCTGGCTCTGTATCTATTACTCCATCTTCATCACCAACTCCGGCCACCGATTATTTCTCTGGATTAAGAGGAATCTGTTGGCTTTCCTGAATCAGGTGCTCTTCCTGACGGGAGTCGGGTCACTGGCCATAGCTCTTCTTGCATACATGTGGAGATACAATGTATTTTTCCTCAGATATAATTCTACAAATGGGACAACAATTGAAGATATTTCCCTTACTGATTTATGTAAGACCAGTGCCATCATCCTTGGCTCCTGCCTTCCATTTATTGGCATTGCCATCTCCCTCGTGGTCTCCCTGTCATCTCTTCTGAAGCACGTTAACAACCTCAGCCAGACCAGTTTCAACGTTCAGGTCCATGTTGTCGTCATAAAAGCAATGGTCCTGTTCCTCATTTTATCACTCTTTTTCTTCGTTTGTTATGCACTGACTCTCACAAAAGTGTATAAGAATGACAATCCTAtgtattttatcatccaatcactaATGTTGATCATCCCAACACTGGAATCCATAATTATTATCAAGGCAAGTCCCAAACTGAGGAAGAACTTTCCAAGATGGTTCTGTTTTAGGGGAACTGGTGACGGTTAA